The region GCAGATCCTTTTGGGAATCATAGATAATGCCTTTAATTCCTTTTGCCTGATAATAGGCCCATTGATCAGAGGCCCTCGCCTGCGAAAGGATCGACGAGTTCTTGGAAAGAAGGGCTTCATTGGTATGAAAATTTGATTCCATGGTAGCAATGGCCGCCAGGACGGCTATCAGAGCTGTCGTCAGGGCAACATATTTGATCCAGGCGATTTTCTTTTCTTCTAGGTGATGTTCCTTTCTTTCTTCCTCAAGTTCATGAATGGTCTCTTCGAGTTTCTCCATCTGTTGTTCGGTAAATTCGGACATGAAATTATCCTTTTTTCCTGACGATCAGCATATGATTAAATCCGAATCGGTTAAACGGGAAAATGCCGGAGATCATCAAATCAATCCTTCCGAGAAAGATGGCCACGCTTCCTAAAAAAGTCCTTTTTTCTTCCAATAGCCATTTATCAGGAATGAGTGAAGCCAAAATATTATGTCCGTGCCATTCGATAACTTTCAAATGATTCCGGTTAAGCAAGTTCTCCAATTCAGACGGTGTAAAAGTTTTGAAAGACATCCCTTGCCAGTTTCGCGTAGCATGCCCGATACCTTTCGTTTTCCATGCCTCTTTAAGTTCCTTAGGCACGAAAAGAAGTCCGGCATTCCATTTATTGTCGACCTCAAAGGTAATCCAGCCTCCGGGTTTGACCACACGGGCCATTTCGGATAATGCCTGATCGTATCCCTCTAAAATATGGCTGACCACGTCTCCATAGGATACGATTCCGTCAAAAATATTGTCAGGAAAAGGAAGCTGACAGGCATTCTCGATCTGAAAAGAGACGTTTGTCAGCTTTGCACATCTTTTTCTGGCCACTTCAACGAATTCTTCTGCGATATCTATTCCGGTGACCTGCCTGGCATGACCCGCCATGACGACGGTCTGAACGCCGCTTCCACAGCCGACATCCAGGAGAGAAGTGTATTGATGACCACCCAGGAGCTTATCAAGAAGCTTGTCATACAGCGCATAGCAGTTTATAAAAAAGGGCTGGTTTACAATGATCTGCTGATAAAGATCGGATAATCGTTGATAGTGACTGACGACATTTTTTACCGCTCCGTCCAATGGGGTCTCGTTTCTCTCCGTAATGGTCTGCATCACTTTCCTGGAAACAGAATCCTTCTAGAACCTTTTTCTGACATCCTCTAATGCTGATTCAATTTCGTGCTGGATTTCCGTAAGTCTTTTTCTCGTAGTGGCTTCAAATCTTAAGACAAGAATCGGCTGAGTATTTGAAGCCCGGACCAATCCCCAACCATCGTCAAACAAAACTCGAACGCCATCCACATCGATAATCTTATGGACTGAAGAGAGATGCTCTCTCAGTCTTTTGACAATCTCAAACTTGGTGGCG is a window of Nitrospirota bacterium DNA encoding:
- a CDS encoding class I SAM-dependent methyltransferase, which codes for MQTITERNETPLDGAVKNVVSHYQRLSDLYQQIIVNQPFFINCYALYDKLLDKLLGGHQYTSLLDVGCGSGVQTVVMAGHARQVTGIDIAEEFVEVARKRCAKLTNVSFQIENACQLPFPDNIFDGIVSYGDVVSHILEGYDQALSEMARVVKPGGWITFEVDNKWNAGLLFVPKELKEAWKTKGIGHATRNWQGMSFKTFTPSELENLLNRNHLKVIEWHGHNILASLIPDKWLLEEKRTFLGSVAIFLGRIDLMISGIFPFNRFGFNHMLIVRKKG